One genomic region from Sulfurimonas sp. hsl 1-7 encodes:
- the rlmB gene encoding 23S rRNA (guanosine(2251)-2'-O)-methyltransferase RlmB, with amino-acid sequence MLIYAKQPIYYLIDHYPHKIKTLYLARELDKKEYSRLMKMGFEIKRIPNEAAVKMSKNANHQGFLAEVEDYQLHDYKTFLDKDFIVVLAGLTDIGNIGSIIRSAYALGVDAIVACGVKKLPIEPILRTSTGALVDIPFAIEHNIHNVLNDLKMSGFSTYGADMGGIDIRDAKITKKRVLVLGSEGEGLSGRVSSKLDNVVSIKMSHDFDSLNVSVAGAILMDRMRYE; translated from the coding sequence ATGTTAATTTATGCAAAACAACCAATATACTATCTTATCGATCATTATCCACACAAGATTAAGACACTTTATCTTGCACGTGAACTTGACAAAAAAGAGTATTCAAGACTTATGAAAATGGGATTCGAAATAAAAAGAATTCCGAACGAAGCTGCTGTAAAGATGAGCAAAAATGCAAATCATCAGGGCTTTTTGGCTGAAGTTGAAGACTACCAACTTCATGATTATAAAACATTCCTTGATAAAGATTTTATCGTTGTTTTAGCAGGACTTACCGATATCGGTAATATTGGTTCGATTATACGTAGTGCATATGCTCTAGGCGTTGATGCCATAGTTGCTTGCGGAGTAAAAAAACTACCGATTGAACCTATATTACGTACTAGTACGGGGGCGTTAGTTGATATCCCTTTTGCAATCGAGCATAATATTCATAATGTACTCAATGATCTAAAAATGTCCGGTTTCAGTACTTATGGTGCAGATATGGGTGGTATTGACATTCGTGATGCTAAGATCACTAAAAAAAGAGTATTGGTATTAGGGAGTGAGGGGGAAGGTCTCAGCGGCAGAGTTTCTTCAAAACTTGATAATGTTGTGAGTATTAAGATGTCACACGATTTTGATTCTTTAAATGTGAGTGTGGCAGGTGCTATTTTAATGGATAGGATGAGATATGAATGA
- the rsmI gene encoding 16S rRNA (cytidine(1402)-2'-O)-methyltransferase, translating to MLTLVPTPIGNIGDISLRAIEALSEADILLCEDTRVTKKLIHILKERYNTQFDKTQEFISLHSHNEQSFVEKLEPSFFEQNVVYVSDAGMPGISDPGQVLVDYCIKNSVSYDILPGANAVLTAFVASGFVETQMLFLGFLDHKGASRAAGLNEALHNGYTTILYESPHRIEKLLKEIAESEPARELFIAKELSKKFQRYLRGTASEILKTLDGNFKGEWVVVIKAGEKQNSSAITQKDILELDLPKKVQAKLIAKITGENTKACYQRLMQS from the coding sequence TTGTTAACACTTGTTCCAACTCCGATTGGAAACATTGGCGATATATCACTTAGAGCGATTGAAGCTTTAAGTGAAGCCGACATCCTTCTTTGCGAAGATACTCGCGTTACAAAAAAACTTATCCACATTTTAAAAGAGCGTTACAATACTCAGTTTGACAAAACACAGGAGTTTATCTCTTTACATTCCCACAATGAACAATCTTTTGTTGAAAAACTAGAACCATCTTTTTTTGAGCAAAATGTTGTCTATGTAAGTGATGCAGGGATGCCCGGCATTAGTGATCCTGGGCAGGTACTGGTAGATTACTGTATAAAAAACTCTGTTTCATATGACATACTGCCGGGAGCAAATGCAGTTCTTACTGCTTTTGTCGCGAGTGGATTTGTAGAGACACAGATGCTGTTTTTAGGTTTCTTAGACCATAAAGGTGCATCACGTGCAGCGGGTCTGAATGAAGCGCTTCATAACGGCTATACGACTATTTTATACGAATCACCTCACAGGATAGAGAAACTCCTAAAAGAGATCGCAGAGAGTGAGCCTGCGAGGGAGCTTTTTATAGCCAAAGAGCTGAGTAAAAAATTTCAAAGATATTTACGCGGAACGGCAAGTGAAATTTTAAAAACATTAGACGGAAATTTTAAAGGGGAGTGGGTTGTCGTAATCAAAGCGGGTGAAAAACAAAACAGCTCTGCAATTACCCAAAAAGATATCCTTGAATTAGACCTTCCAAAAAAAGTGCAGGCAAAACTTATAGCCAAAATTACAGGTGAAAATACAAAAGCCTGCTACCAAAGATTGATGCAAAGTTAA
- the rpmE gene encoding 50S ribosomal protein L31 has translation MKKNLHPELVDCTVSCACGNSFVTKSQKPEMRIDICNECHPFFTGSERNVDTAGRIEKFNAKYKK, from the coding sequence ATGAAAAAAAATCTTCACCCAGAATTAGTTGACTGTACAGTTAGTTGTGCTTGTGGTAACAGCTTTGTTACAAAATCTCAAAAACCAGAGATGAGAATTGATATTTGTAATGAATGTCACCCATTCTTCACAGGTTCTGAGCGTAATGTAGATACTGCTGGTCGTATCGAAAAATTCAACGCAAAATACAAAAAATAA
- a CDS encoding 16S rRNA (uracil(1498)-N(3))-methyltransferase, with protein sequence MIFIYEENAGKERFTIKGELHKYLVKVRRHKEGDTLGFRRKEAPEMLYIYKVVSVDPRSLEVAYLGEEINEVKAKKELHIGWCVIDSKSVEKVLPSLNEIGVEKITFIYCDRSQKNFKADFNRYERIIEASNQQCGRSDFMEFATAKNLQEFLSENPDTKVFDFCDNVLEDDADFSTVLIGCEGGFSKEEREFLSTYEVFRLDTPLVLRSESAALAVASKILL encoded by the coding sequence ATGATTTTTATATATGAAGAGAATGCGGGAAAAGAGCGTTTTACGATCAAGGGTGAGTTACACAAGTATCTTGTAAAAGTGCGCCGTCATAAAGAGGGTGATACACTTGGATTCAGGCGAAAAGAGGCTCCTGAAATGCTTTACATCTATAAAGTTGTTTCAGTTGACCCGCGCTCACTTGAAGTGGCATATCTCGGTGAAGAGATTAATGAAGTAAAAGCGAAAAAAGAGTTGCATATCGGATGGTGTGTAATCGATTCTAAATCAGTTGAGAAGGTACTTCCGAGTTTAAACGAGATTGGGGTGGAGAAGATCACTTTTATCTACTGTGATAGAAGCCAAAAAAACTTCAAGGCTGACTTTAACCGTTACGAAAGAATTATAGAAGCTTCCAATCAACAATGCGGCAGAAGTGATTTTATGGAGTTTGCAACGGCAAAAAATCTTCAAGAGTTTTTGAGTGAGAATCCAGATACGAAAGTGTTTGATTTTTGCGATAATGTTTTAGAAGACGATGCCGACTTTTCTACTGTACTTATCGGTTGTGAAGGTGGTTTTTCCAAAGAGGAGAGAGAGTTTTTAAGCACATATGAAGTGTTTAGACTCGATACTCCGTTAGTATTGCGTTCTGAGAGTGCGGCCCTGGCTGTTGCTTCAAAGATACTATTGTAA
- a CDS encoding 6-pyruvoyl trahydropterin synthase family protein, whose product MIIRKLFKFENAHIVRGCSSVKCRSSVHGHSYKVEVLFESNYLDNGQMVYDFGLMKQNIKDLVESFDHAITLWSGDNPEYIADMKKHSDRWVELPLSPSAEQFSRIIFFLIDKLFGLTKTKNGEKEVKLHSVIVHETDTGYAQAFREDAYNEQMGIIELEKIVFSDAVVESFNDTALFEKLKNGVEFINPESV is encoded by the coding sequence ATGATTATCCGTAAACTATTCAAATTTGAAAACGCACATATTGTTCGCGGATGTTCAAGTGTGAAATGTCGCAGTTCGGTACATGGACACTCTTATAAAGTTGAAGTTTTATTTGAATCAAACTATTTGGATAACGGACAAATGGTATATGATTTTGGTTTGATGAAACAAAACATAAAAGACCTTGTAGAGTCCTTTGACCACGCGATCACTTTATGGAGCGGCGATAATCCCGAGTATATAGCTGACATGAAAAAACACTCAGATCGTTGGGTAGAGCTTCCTCTTTCACCTTCAGCTGAACAGTTTTCCCGTATTATCTTTTTTCTTATAGATAAGTTGTTTGGATTAACCAAAACAAAAAATGGTGAAAAAGAGGTAAAACTTCATAGTGTGATCGTACACGAAACAGATACAGGATATGCACAGGCGTTTCGTGAAGATGCATACAATGAACAAATGGGTATAATAGAGCTAGAGAAGATTGTATTTTCGGATGCAGTAGTTGAAAGTTTTAACGATACTGCTTTATTTGAAAAATTAAAAAATGGTGTAGAGTTTATAAATCCGGAGTCTGTATAA
- a CDS encoding 7-carboxy-7-deazaguanine synthase QueE, whose product MLYLVEHFYSIQGEGRYLGTPSLFFRFGGCNMKCEGFGCKEVAEDGTEVLGCDTVYAVNKEHFSHAWIAIDSAQQLLNIFDLYDLPQGVDVVLTGGEPLIYANDEIFVEFLEKLVANNHRITFETNGTIAVDFEKYPVYKKCVFALSVKLENSAEPLSKRVRGGVINSIATYSRDAFFKFSIDEDSINMALDDEIEQIIEHAPQTDVYCMPLGGNKADVEKNTLALIEYCKNKGYNFSDRLHIRIWDENKGV is encoded by the coding sequence ATGTTATACCTCGTTGAACATTTTTACTCCATCCAAGGGGAGGGTCGCTACCTTGGTACTCCTAGCCTTTTTTTCCGTTTTGGCGGATGCAATATGAAGTGTGAAGGGTTTGGATGTAAAGAGGTTGCCGAAGATGGTACAGAGGTATTAGGGTGTGACACTGTTTATGCCGTCAATAAAGAACATTTCTCCCATGCTTGGATCGCAATAGATTCGGCACAGCAACTTTTGAATATATTTGACCTTTATGATTTGCCTCAGGGTGTCGATGTAGTACTAACGGGCGGAGAGCCTTTGATCTATGCAAATGATGAAATTTTTGTAGAGTTTTTGGAAAAACTGGTAGCAAACAATCATCGTATTACATTTGAAACAAATGGGACGATAGCGGTTGATTTTGAAAAATATCCGGTTTACAAAAAGTGTGTATTTGCACTCTCTGTTAAGTTGGAAAACTCTGCTGAACCACTCTCTAAAAGGGTGCGTGGCGGTGTTATTAACTCAATTGCTACATATTCGAGAGATGCTTTTTTTAAGTTCTCTATCGATGAAGATTCGATCAATATGGCTTTGGATGATGAGATAGAGCAGATCATTGAACATGCTCCTCAAACAGATGTTTATTGTATGCCTTTGGGTGGAAATAAAGCAGATGTAGAGAAAAATACTCTTGCCTTAATTGAGTACTGCAAAAATAAAGGTTATAATTTTAGTGATAGGCTGCACATCCGTATCTGGGATGAAAATAAGGGTGTGTAG
- the moaA gene encoding GTP 3',8-cyclase MoaA — translation MLVDSYDRVVDYIRVSVTERCNFRCNYCMPEKPFSWVPKENLLTFEELFEFLRVAIDEGVKKIRITGGEPLLREDLDKFIKMIYDYKPDIDLAMTTNAFLLKGAAQKLKDAGLKRINVSIDSLKPEVAQEIAQKDVLKNVLDGVDEALKVGLKVKVNMVPMKGINSDEILDLLEYCKDRNMTIRFIEYMENKHAQEDIQGLKSPELLSIIKEKYSFEDEGFDGHSPSHYYKLEDGYEFGIIEPYEDDFCKKCNRIRLTAEGHLIPCLYFDEAMSIAEFVKRGDIKGAALVLKEVVKNKPEKNRWGGEDDEVSTRAFYETGG, via the coding sequence ATGCTAGTAGATAGCTATGATAGAGTAGTTGATTATATCCGTGTATCGGTTACTGAAAGATGTAATTTCAGATGTAACTACTGTATGCCGGAAAAACCCTTTTCATGGGTGCCAAAAGAGAACCTTTTAACATTTGAAGAACTTTTTGAGTTCTTACGAGTTGCAATAGATGAGGGTGTAAAAAAGATCCGTATCACAGGTGGTGAACCACTTTTACGTGAGGATCTGGATAAATTCATTAAGATGATCTATGATTATAAACCTGATATCGATCTTGCTATGACAACAAACGCCTTTTTATTAAAAGGGGCTGCACAAAAACTTAAAGATGCAGGGCTCAAGCGCATCAATGTAAGTATTGATTCACTCAAACCTGAAGTGGCTCAAGAGATAGCACAAAAAGATGTACTGAAAAATGTGTTAGACGGTGTCGACGAAGCGTTAAAAGTAGGTTTGAAAGTAAAAGTAAATATGGTTCCTATGAAAGGGATCAACTCTGATGAGATTTTAGATTTGTTAGAGTATTGTAAAGACCGCAATATGACTATTCGTTTCATTGAATATATGGAAAATAAACATGCCCAAGAAGATATTCAAGGTTTAAAATCTCCAGAACTGTTGAGTATTATCAAAGAAAAATACAGTTTTGAAGATGAAGGGTTTGACGGTCATTCACCATCACACTACTATAAACTTGAAGATGGGTATGAGTTTGGAATCATCGAACCGTATGAAGATGACTTTTGTAAAAAGTGTAATCGTATCCGTTTAACTGCTGAAGGGCATTTGATCCCTTGCTTGTATTTTGATGAAGCGATGAGCATTGCAGAGTTTGTAAAGCGTGGCGATATTAAAGGTGCTGCACTCGTTCTTAAAGAGGTTGTGAAAAACAAACCTGAGAAAAACCGCTGGGGTGGAGAGGATGATGAAGTCTCAACTCGCGCATTTTATGAGACAGGTGGATAA
- a CDS encoding RDD family protein has product MRFRDLKKQKKNQQNKQEKKQLNYAKYSDKVKALIVDMFMIYAPILYFIAYVVIGSKEEFQASQLAPFIAVSIYGVIYAVLVAKFGQTPGKRAYLIKVVDDKTHENISFFRAVCRFVMFLFSATILLGLLTPFYRKDRKALHDIVCGTIEIEVKQ; this is encoded by the coding sequence ATGAGATTTAGAGATCTAAAAAAACAGAAAAAAAATCAGCAAAACAAACAAGAGAAAAAGCAACTCAATTATGCAAAATACTCCGACAAGGTCAAAGCATTAATCGTTGATATGTTTATGATCTATGCACCTATACTTTACTTTATAGCATATGTTGTAATAGGTTCAAAAGAGGAATTCCAAGCTTCTCAGTTGGCACCTTTTATTGCCGTGTCGATCTACGGCGTGATCTATGCAGTACTTGTTGCTAAGTTTGGACAGACACCCGGGAAAAGAGCATATTTGATTAAAGTTGTTGATGATAAAACACATGAGAATATCTCTTTTTTTAGGGCTGTATGTAGATTTGTGATGTTTTTATTCTCTGCGACAATCCTTTTAGGATTATTAACTCCTTTTTATAGAAAAGATAGAAAAGCACTGCATGATATAGTGTGTGGTACAATCGAAATAGAAGTTAAGCAATAA
- a CDS encoding c-type cytochrome, whose product MKELKILAVVVFFTLVTYYLVEPFAHSQMHKHIESEGFAYEDLADVNLTDANVTNGQELVMGAGACLGCHSMEVAGMPAPMDPVTAAQSYGVNPPDLSNAGAVYDAKFLASLIKNPAHALIVEHKFDAEKGQMHPMVPFYGAGGDLDKEVADMVAYLQSVAVKKEDLTAEQAYELACGRCHANHYAGWTQMGKTPVFKKEQDELKYKTQVLDYQDSLKAYMGKLPPDLSIYIRSRGAHYIETFVENPQNYLKGTAMPRVGVNEHAMEKVIEYLEDSGDAKRVEREEVGKNVMIYIIIFAIFAILWKKAIWRDLH is encoded by the coding sequence ATGAAAGAACTTAAAATATTAGCAGTTGTAGTATTCTTTACTCTTGTAACTTACTACTTAGTTGAGCCGTTCGCACACTCTCAAATGCATAAGCATATCGAGAGTGAAGGGTTTGCATATGAAGATTTAGCAGATGTAAACTTAACGGATGCAAACGTAACAAACGGGCAAGAGCTTGTAATGGGTGCGGGTGCATGTCTTGGATGTCACTCTATGGAAGTAGCTGGTATGCCGGCACCTATGGATCCTGTAACTGCAGCTCAGAGTTATGGTGTAAACCCACCTGATTTATCAAATGCAGGTGCGGTATATGATGCTAAATTTCTTGCATCACTTATTAAAAATCCTGCTCATGCTTTAATTGTTGAGCATAAGTTTGATGCCGAAAAAGGTCAAATGCACCCAATGGTACCGTTTTATGGAGCTGGGGGTGATTTAGATAAAGAAGTAGCTGATATGGTTGCATATTTACAATCTGTGGCAGTGAAAAAAGAGGACTTGACTGCTGAGCAAGCATATGAATTAGCTTGTGGTAGATGTCATGCAAACCACTATGCAGGTTGGACACAAATGGGTAAAACTCCAGTGTTCAAAAAAGAGCAAGATGAGTTAAAATACAAAACTCAGGTACTTGACTACCAAGACAGCTTAAAAGCATATATGGGTAAATTACCACCGGATTTAAGTATCTATATCCGTTCACGTGGTGCACACTACATTGAAACATTTGTAGAAAACCCACAAAACTACCTAAAAGGTACTGCAATGCCACGTGTTGGTGTAAATGAACACGCAATGGAGAAAGTTATCGAGTATCTTGAAGACTCTGGAGATGCAAAACGTGTTGAAAGAGAAGAGGTTGGTAAAAACGTAATGATCTACATCATTATCTTTGCAATCTTCGCTATTCTTTGGAAAAAAGCTATCTGGAGAGACTTACATTAA
- a CDS encoding cytochrome b gives MAHFTKAKSLHDWLNQRLAVDAVRRVMATEYWIPKNINFLWAMGMILAVTFGLLLVSGIFLLMYYQPNVATAFDSVNYTIMNEVEFGWLWRHVHGVAASVVFLIIYIHMFTGIYYGSYKKGREMIWISGMLLFVTFSAEAFSGYMLPWGQMSYWAGMVITNLFAGGSLHADGLVEWIRGDYVPAQAFLNRFFMLHVLLLPLAILALIGLHFAALRIPHVNNQDGEELDFEAEAAKYKAGDKAGSKVIAFANDFMSKDMMVVGIYLVFFFYLVFFHYDFAMDPVNFDPADGLKTPAHIYPEWYFLWSYEILRPFPTDPGLIAFGFAQVIFFLLPFLDRSPNAVPASRRGLFNIWFWVMLVDMIVLTAMGKLPPEGIFSTIGLVAAITFIVLWIALPFITKKEKEL, from the coding sequence ATGGCACATTTTACAAAAGCAAAAAGCCTACACGACTGGTTAAACCAACGTTTAGCAGTAGATGCTGTTCGTCGTGTAATGGCTACGGAATATTGGATTCCGAAAAATATTAACTTTTTATGGGCAATGGGTATGATCCTTGCGGTGACTTTTGGTTTACTGTTAGTATCTGGTATCTTCTTGCTTATGTATTATCAACCAAATGTTGCAACTGCATTTGACAGTGTAAACTACACTATCATGAACGAGGTTGAGTTTGGTTGGTTATGGAGACATGTACACGGTGTTGCTGCATCGGTAGTATTTTTAATCATCTATATCCACATGTTTACAGGTATCTACTACGGTTCTTACAAGAAGGGTCGTGAGATGATCTGGATCTCAGGTATGTTATTGTTCGTAACTTTCTCTGCTGAGGCGTTCTCAGGTTATATGCTTCCATGGGGACAAATGTCTTACTGGGCTGGTATGGTTATTACTAATCTTTTTGCAGGTGGTTCATTACATGCTGATGGTTTAGTTGAATGGATTCGTGGGGATTATGTACCTGCACAAGCGTTCTTAAACCGTTTCTTCATGTTACACGTACTTTTATTACCATTGGCAATTTTAGCTCTTATCGGTCTTCACTTTGCTGCGCTTCGTATCCCTCACGTTAACAACCAAGACGGTGAAGAACTTGATTTTGAAGCAGAAGCTGCAAAATATAAAGCTGGTGACAAAGCCGGTTCAAAAGTTATCGCGTTTGCTAACGACTTTATGTCTAAAGATATGATGGTAGTTGGAATTTACTTAGTATTTTTCTTTTACTTAGTGTTCTTCCATTATGACTTTGCTATGGACCCTGTAAACTTTGACCCTGCAGATGGATTAAAAACTCCGGCACACATCTACCCTGAGTGGTATTTCTTATGGTCATATGAGATTTTACGTCCGTTCCCGACAGATCCGGGTCTAATCGCGTTTGGTTTTGCACAGGTTATTTTCTTCTTATTACCGTTCTTAGACAGAAGTCCAAATGCTGTTCCTGCAAGTCGCAGAGGATTATTTAACATTTGGTTCTGGGTAATGCTTGTAGATATGATCGTTCTTACTGCAATGGGTAAACTACCGCCAGAAGGTATCTTTAGTACTATCGGTTTAGTTGCGGCAATCACATTTATTGTATTGTGGATAGCTTTACCGTTTATTACAAAAAAAGAGAAAGAGTTATAG
- the petA gene encoding ubiquinol-cytochrome c reductase iron-sulfur subunit has product MKDSSRRGFMGKAFGAVAGVGAVASLYAMKKSWDPLPSVKAAGFTTLDMSAYKENELVTEKWRGKPIFVLKYTADMLAKLTEKQKARSIMINGEGYLVNLGLCTHLGCIPSYNPDDKSFLCACHGGTYDYSGDVTKAPPPRGLDIPPFKVEGNTLVLGEEGPEYQNMKANGVTL; this is encoded by the coding sequence ATGAAAGATAGTAGCCGTAGAGGTTTTATGGGAAAAGCATTCGGTGCTGTTGCGGGAGTTGGCGCTGTTGCATCGCTTTATGCAATGAAAAAAAGTTGGGATCCACTTCCGAGTGTAAAAGCAGCTGGTTTTACAACACTTGATATGTCAGCATACAAAGAAAATGAGCTAGTAACAGAGAAATGGCGTGGTAAGCCAATCTTCGTTTTAAAATATACGGCAGATATGTTGGCAAAACTAACAGAGAAACAAAAAGCTCGTAGCATTATGATCAATGGAGAGGGGTACTTAGTAAACCTAGGTCTTTGTACACACCTTGGTTGTATCCCAAGTTACAATCCAGATGATAAATCTTTCCTTTGTGCATGTCACGGTGGTACGTATGATTATTCAGGTGATGTTACAAAAGCTCCACCACCGCGTGGTCTTGATATTCCTCCATTTAAAGTAGAAGGTAACACACTTGTACTTGGTGAAGAAGGACCAGAGTATCAAAATATGAAAGCCAATGGCGTAACGCTGTAA